Proteins encoded in a region of the Bombyx mori chromosome 23, ASM3026992v2 genome:
- the LOC101745634 gene encoding armadillo-like helical domain-containing protein 3, protein MAMRKRSGSGSKRHLKEKVVQIYESFFRGEDLTTDNPTFWDEFFLLKPKIPQLEAEIHKLSTEQLINMKESMNILVEQCIEMLRQDHHIRLLYALQTLSALLITMYQRLEQDSNINIKTIMIGQENADTKMVKLFEQCSIILSGDVHESLKSMVLKLLLIIATGIENIDENPFVEYFMSNCLFEPLIQLLCTTTERQQHGYDVVMLLMFLINYKKHESTNPYVVKLSILDDELALNGYGQVITTALNDYVMSAFGGMQGNGGGGGWLSSLTSMVGGIFLTNDEQQPLARGQRNNGAEEGMLLAMYEASHLNRNFMTTLAHSSSTTASSAPPSPPATLPPHQSPPNLAQIQALDNDQPTNLLVTFFQYCSIIMADTRSESSINKCSLCFITLTCIVEDQFANSIMHDQNLTFKVQLYRLPMRHRKIVLEEPPSQPLASTLIDLLVEFIMCHLLKKFPGELYSLCVGVLLRLLSYQKRCKVRLARDWRPLWAALIALLKFLVTNETALLKRHNIFIMAQQVVNIFNLFITLGDTFLPTPASYDQLYYELIRMHQVFDNLFYMALRYSTGDGEYKAEALRLANCLVNVRAIIQHFSVKIEAWLDQQNLSTPSEEQILEVVRKNYDSLILKLQKGLESYERYSEQEHWPLLARTVRAARRRGDASALQQHSAAALHHYTAAP, encoded by the exons aTGGCGATGAGAAAAAGAAGTGGCTCTGGATCAAAGAGACACTTAAAAGAGAAGGTTGTACAAATTTATGAATCGTTCTTTCGAGGAGAGGACTTAACGACTGATAACCCTACTTTTTGGGATGAATTCTTTCTTCTGAAGCCAAAAATACCACAGCTGGAAGCAGAAATACACAAACTGTCCACAGAACAGCTGATAAACATGAAAGAAAGTATGAATATATTGGTTGAACAGTGTATAGAAATGTTGAGACAAGACCATCATATAAG gTTGCTTTATGCTTTACAAACATTAAGTGCATTACTCATTACTATGTATCAAAGACTTGAACAGGATTCAAACATAAACATCAAAACTATAATGATTGGGCAAGAGAATGCTGATACTAAAATGGTGAAATTATTTGAACAATGCAGTATTATACTATCAG GTGATGTTCATGAGAGCTTAAAGTCAATGGTTCTGAAGCTCTTGCTTATTATAGCAACTGGAATAGAAAATATAGATGAGAATCCTTTTGTGGAGTATTTCATGTCAAACTGTTTGTTTGAGCCATTGATACAGCTGCTTTGTACCACTACAGAAAGGCAACAGCATG GTTATGATGTAGTTATGTTACTGatgtttttgataaactataAGAAGCATGAATCAACAAATCCATATGTTGTTAAACTTTCTATATTAGATGATGAGCTGGCTTTGAACGG CTATGGCCAAGTAATAACGACAGCTTTGAATGACTATGTAATGTCAGCATTCGGTGGTATGCAAGGCAACGGGGGTGGAGGTGGTTGGTTGTCATCTCTAACTAGCATGGTTGGGGGTATATTCctaacaaatgatgaacaacaACCTTTAGCCAGGGGACAAAGGAACAATGGGGCCGAAGAAGGAATGCTCCTGGCTATGTATGAGGCTTCGCATTTAAATCGGAATTTTATGACGACTTTGGCACATTCGTCTTCAACGACGGCGTCGTCAGCGCCACCATCGCCCCCAGCGACGTTACCGCCTCACCAG AGTCCACCGAACCTCGCTCAAATACAAGCCCTGGACAATGATCAACCAACGAATTTACTAGTCACATTCTTTCAGTATTG TTCAATCATAATGGCGGACACCAGGAGCGAAAGTAGTATTAACAAGTGCAGTCTTTGTTTTATCACTTTAACGTGCATCGTGGAGGACCAATTTGCTAATTCAATTATGCACGACCAAAACCTCACTTTTAAG GTACAATTATATAGACTTCCGATGCGTCATAGGAAAATAGTTCTTGAGGAACCACCGTCACAACCGTTGGCGTCTACTTTAATAG ATCTTTTAGTCGAGTTCATAATGTGTCACCTGCTGAAGAAGTTCCCCGGCGAGCTGTATAGCCTGTGCGTGGGCGTGCTCCTCCGGCTACTGAGCTACCAGAAGCGGTGCAAGGTTCGTCTGGCGCGAGACTGGCGACCTCTGTGGGCCGCACTCATAGCGCTGCTCAAGTTCTTGGTCACCAATGAAACCGCGTTACTGAAGCGACACAATATCTTCATAATGGCGCAACAG GTGGTGAACATTTTCAACTTATTTATAACATTGGGCGACACGTTCCTACCCACTCCGGCATCGTACGATCAATTATACTACGAGCTAATTAGAATGCATCAAGTTTTCGATAATCTATTTTATATGG CTCTGCGGTACTCCACCGGCGACGGCGAATATAAAGCCGAAGCGTTGCGACTGGCCAATTGCTTAGTGAACGTGCGCGCCATCATCCAGCACTTCTCCGTGAAGATAGAAGCGTGGCTCGACCAACAGAATCTGTCGACTCCCTCCGAGGAGCAG ATACTGGAAGTGGTACGCAAGAACTACGACAGCCTGATACTGAAGCTACAGAAGGGACTCGAGAGCTATGAACGCTATTCGGAGCAAGAGCACTGGCCGCTGCTGGCGAGGACGGTGCGGGCGGCGCGGAGGAGGGGGGACGCCAGCGCGCTGCAGCAGCACTCCGCCGCCGCGCTCCACCACTACACTGCCGCCCCGTGA
- the LOC101745783 gene encoding coiled-coil domain-containing protein 149 isoform X2 produces MFNKAAIKVKFQDQQLDDYVLENSVLKSKLQSKVDALCIMSKELDKCSMERDKYKVLVEHLKSKKVVSSKIAENNNAYRFTPTNTISNGDMFAQTKDHNNMLKVEVEMLRSKLEEAAGDILVLRKQLQNTRPCKGYDNKDICNDTTYTAVDYERLVNDLEKMKKKYQQIQLDYRATLDEKEELVSDRDYYKNKVQRLNHQISYLLSNRSNLPTGEGESAAPSPIVDIEALIAENKYLHERITQLQIENELIKRNLSKYKTLLDNRSRNYSVHLKKGFADVMTQKQVKEFLENNLKSNSKHNSAAELKSVCLGLFEALNDKSTALQHQRKTNQIAVGAPWFVRNVDLRDDLDLESIKY; encoded by the exons ATGTTTAATAAAGCTGCAATCAAAGTGAAATTCCAAGATCAGCAATTGGATGACTATGTCCTTGAG AATTCAGTTTTGAAGAGCAAGTTGCAAAGCAAAGTTGATGCTCTCTGCATAATGAGTAAGGAATTAGATAAATGTAGTATGGAGCGTGATAAATACAAGGTTCTAGTTGAACATCTGAAATCCAAAAAAGTAGTTTCCTCCAAAATTGCGGAAAATAACAACGCTTACAGATTTACTCCAACCAACACTATAAGTAATGGCGATATGTTTGCACAAACCAAAGACCACAATAACATGCTAAAAGTTGAG GTCGAAATGTTGCGGAGTAAGTTGGAAGAGGCCGCTGGAGACATCTTGGTACTCAGgaaacaattacaaaatacaaGGCCATGTAAAGGATATGACAATAAAGATATATGCAACGACACAACGTACACAGCCGTTGATTACGAGCGTTTAGTTAACGATTtggaaaaaatgaagaaaaag TACCAGCAGATACAACTAGATTACAGGGCTACGTTAGATGAAAAAGAAGAATTGGTGTCTGATAGAGATTACTATAAGAACAAAGTGCAACGTTTGAACCACCAAATCAGTTATCTGCTGTCGAACAGAAGTAATTTGCCGACGGGGGAGGGCGAAAGCGCCGCTCCCAGTCCGATAGTCGATATCGAAGCTTTAATAGccgaaaacaaatatttacacgAGAGAATAACGCAACTGCAAATAGAGAACGAACTTATAAAAcgtaatttaagtaaatataag acTCTATTGGATAACAGGAGTAGAAACTATTCTGTGCATTTGAAAAAAGGTTTCGCTGACGTCATGACACAAAAACAAG TTAAAGAATTTTTAGAAAACAACCTAAAATCGAACTCCAAGCACAACTCAGCAGCCGAGCTGAAGTCGGTTTGCCTCGGGCTATTCGAAGCCTTGAACGACAAGTCGACGGCTCTACAgcatcaaaggaaaaccaaCCA gatagccgtcggagccccgtggttcgtcaggaacgtcgacctccgtgacgacctggacttagagtccatca AATACTAG
- the LOC101745783 gene encoding coiled-coil domain-containing protein 149 isoform X1 yields MFNKAAIKVKFQDQQLDDYVLENSVLKSKLQSKVDALCIMSKELDKCSMERDKYKVLVEHLKSKKVVSSKIAENNNAYRFTPTNTISNGDMFAQTKDHNNMLKVEVEMLRSKLEEAAGDILVLRKQLQNTRPCKGYDNKDICNDTTYTAVDYERLVNDLEKMKKKYQQIQLDYRATLDEKEELVSDRDYYKNKVQRLNHQISYLLSNRSNLPTGEGESAAPSPIVDIEALIAENKYLHERITQLQIENELIKRNLSKYKTLLDNRSRNYSVHLKKGFADVMTQKQVKEFLENNLKSNSKHNSAAELKSVCLGLFEALNDKSTALQHQRKTNQILASRLTELEKTLEAWCNGQKCIPIFPSQMLLDEFIPETSSTKSDDSKSQEHTPEDNNRFSDSDEESQHNGDEQNSDALSNECKGATKTVLPKELEDLVREALAELKPSQ; encoded by the exons ATGTTTAATAAAGCTGCAATCAAAGTGAAATTCCAAGATCAGCAATTGGATGACTATGTCCTTGAG AATTCAGTTTTGAAGAGCAAGTTGCAAAGCAAAGTTGATGCTCTCTGCATAATGAGTAAGGAATTAGATAAATGTAGTATGGAGCGTGATAAATACAAGGTTCTAGTTGAACATCTGAAATCCAAAAAAGTAGTTTCCTCCAAAATTGCGGAAAATAACAACGCTTACAGATTTACTCCAACCAACACTATAAGTAATGGCGATATGTTTGCACAAACCAAAGACCACAATAACATGCTAAAAGTTGAG GTCGAAATGTTGCGGAGTAAGTTGGAAGAGGCCGCTGGAGACATCTTGGTACTCAGgaaacaattacaaaatacaaGGCCATGTAAAGGATATGACAATAAAGATATATGCAACGACACAACGTACACAGCCGTTGATTACGAGCGTTTAGTTAACGATTtggaaaaaatgaagaaaaag TACCAGCAGATACAACTAGATTACAGGGCTACGTTAGATGAAAAAGAAGAATTGGTGTCTGATAGAGATTACTATAAGAACAAAGTGCAACGTTTGAACCACCAAATCAGTTATCTGCTGTCGAACAGAAGTAATTTGCCGACGGGGGAGGGCGAAAGCGCCGCTCCCAGTCCGATAGTCGATATCGAAGCTTTAATAGccgaaaacaaatatttacacgAGAGAATAACGCAACTGCAAATAGAGAACGAACTTATAAAAcgtaatttaagtaaatataag acTCTATTGGATAACAGGAGTAGAAACTATTCTGTGCATTTGAAAAAAGGTTTCGCTGACGTCATGACACAAAAACAAG TTAAAGAATTTTTAGAAAACAACCTAAAATCGAACTCCAAGCACAACTCAGCAGCCGAGCTGAAGTCGGTTTGCCTCGGGCTATTCGAAGCCTTGAACGACAAGTCGACGGCTCTACAgcatcaaaggaaaaccaaCCA AATACTAGCAAGCAGATTGACAGAATTGGAGAAGACTTTGGAGGCTTGGTGCAACGGTCAGAAGTGTATTCCGATATTCCCGTCACAAATGTTGCTAGACGAATTTATTCCGGAAACGAGTTCCACGAAGTCGGACGATTCAAAAAGTCAAGAACACACTCCCGAGGACAACAATCGATTCTCAGACAGCGACGAGGAGTCACAGCACAACGGAGACGAACAGAATAGTGATGCGTTATCGAACGAATGTAAGGGCGCAACAAAAACTGTTTTGCCCAAAGAGCTAGAAGATCTTGTTCGAGAGGCACTAGCAGAATTAAAACCATCTCAGTGA